One window of Myxocyprinus asiaticus isolate MX2 ecotype Aquarium Trade chromosome 4, UBuf_Myxa_2, whole genome shotgun sequence genomic DNA carries:
- the LOC127434575 gene encoding uncharacterized protein LOC127434575 isoform X2, with translation MIRHIYAVAHFILMIGLAKTVDLQPPDVRIVESELQWKSANDDGVLYSVQYKRGSNPANEWHNVSSHTGTKLKTLYITAELYGAVFRVRAEKENRTSEWQNSKPVKCVNIQYCVPLINLTVKPGVAHLQMEHMDQSLVKELGTEIAFNISYWKVANGGHSEVQFFVTNGKSQHFPNLESGQKYCFQVQYLRYSKPYGNTSNQRCAIIPETAEEAKRRVLLSSILSTVFVLAMCGVCIFALFKNYKKFKPVFQPPLEIADHYREFLTGEFPQQPCPSSSSQSLQSCDFVVLIEDNNIEVNGLEEQQERRS, from the exons ATGATCCGCCACATTTACGCAGTGGCGCATTTCATACTGATGATCGGTCTCG CCAAGACTGTTGACTTACAGCCTCCAGATGTTAGGATAGTGGAATCAGAACTACAGTGGAAGTCTGCCAATGATGACGGTGTGCTGTATTCAGTTCAGTACAAACGTGGCTC GAATCCAGCGAATGAATGGCACAATGTGTCAAGTCATACTGggacaaaattaaaaacattatacATCACTGCTGAATTGTATGGAGCAGTTTTCCGAGTGCGTGCAGAGAAAGAAAACCGCACATCAGAATGGCAGAATTCGAAACCAGTCAAGTGTGTAAATA TACAGTATTGTGTTCCTTTGATAAATCTGACTGTTAAACCTGGAGTGGCTCACCTGCAAATGGAACATATGGACCAGAGCTTGGTGAAAGAACTTGGAACTGAAATTGCCTTTAATATATCGTACTGGAAAGTAGCTAATGGAGGTCATTCAGAG GTACAGTTTTTTGTAACAAATGGCAAGAGTCAACATTTTCCTAACCTGGAGTCAGGACAGAAGTACTGTTTTCAGGTTCAGTATTTGAGGTACAGTAAGCCCTATGGAAATACCAGCAACCAAAGATGCGCAATTATCCCAGAAACAG CTGAAGAGGCAAAAAGACGCGTTTTGCTCTCAAGTATACTAAGCACAGTTTTTGTTTTGGCCATGTGTGGTGTCTGCATTTTTGCACTTTTCAAGAACTACAAAAAGTTTAAACCGGTCTttcaaccacccctggaaattgCTGACCATTATCGAGAG TTTTTGACAGGGGAGTTTCCTCAGCAACCATGTCCAAGTTCCAGCAGTCAAAGCTTACAGTCATGTGACTTTGTCGTATTAATTGAGGACAACAATATAGAGGTGAATGGCCTTGAGGAGCAACAAGAAAGAAGATCTTGA
- the LOC127434575 gene encoding uncharacterized protein LOC127434575 isoform X1, protein MIRHIYAVAHFILMIGLAKTVDLQPPDVRIVESELQWKSANDDGVLYSVQYKRGSNPANEWHNVSSHTGTKLKTLYITAELYGAVFRVRAEKENRTSEWQNSKPVKCVNIQYCVPLINLTVKPGVAHLQMEHMDQSLVKELGTEIAFNISYWKVANGGHSEVQFFVTNGKSQHFPNLESGQKYCFQVQYLRYSKPYGNTSNQRCAIIPETAEEAKRRVLLSSILSTVFVLAMCGVCIFALFKNYKKFKPVFQPPLEIADHYREFLTGEFPQQPCPSSSSQSLQSCDFVVLIEDNNIEAALKKLCRVDDISVV, encoded by the exons ATGATCCGCCACATTTACGCAGTGGCGCATTTCATACTGATGATCGGTCTCG CCAAGACTGTTGACTTACAGCCTCCAGATGTTAGGATAGTGGAATCAGAACTACAGTGGAAGTCTGCCAATGATGACGGTGTGCTGTATTCAGTTCAGTACAAACGTGGCTC GAATCCAGCGAATGAATGGCACAATGTGTCAAGTCATACTGggacaaaattaaaaacattatacATCACTGCTGAATTGTATGGAGCAGTTTTCCGAGTGCGTGCAGAGAAAGAAAACCGCACATCAGAATGGCAGAATTCGAAACCAGTCAAGTGTGTAAATA TACAGTATTGTGTTCCTTTGATAAATCTGACTGTTAAACCTGGAGTGGCTCACCTGCAAATGGAACATATGGACCAGAGCTTGGTGAAAGAACTTGGAACTGAAATTGCCTTTAATATATCGTACTGGAAAGTAGCTAATGGAGGTCATTCAGAG GTACAGTTTTTTGTAACAAATGGCAAGAGTCAACATTTTCCTAACCTGGAGTCAGGACAGAAGTACTGTTTTCAGGTTCAGTATTTGAGGTACAGTAAGCCCTATGGAAATACCAGCAACCAAAGATGCGCAATTATCCCAGAAACAG CTGAAGAGGCAAAAAGACGCGTTTTGCTCTCAAGTATACTAAGCACAGTTTTTGTTTTGGCCATGTGTGGTGTCTGCATTTTTGCACTTTTCAAGAACTACAAAAAGTTTAAACCGGTCTttcaaccacccctggaaattgCTGACCATTATCGAGAG TTTTTGACAGGGGAGTTTCCTCAGCAACCATGTCCAAGTTCCAGCAGTCAAAGCTTACAGTCATGTGACTTTGTCGTATTAATTGAGGACAACAATATAGAG gctgctCTTAAGAAATTATGTAGAGTAGATGACATATCTGTGGTTTGA